The genomic interval CAGCGGCAACGACCCGGTGTCGCCCATGAACACCTGCGCCGGCCAGGCGTTGAACCAGAGGAACCCGAGACAAGCCCCGACCATGGCCAGGCAGAAGACGGTCATCTCGCCGCCGGTCGGCACGAACATGATATTAAGGTACTGAGCGGTCTTGAAGTTCCCGGCGACGTAGCTGAGCACGGCGTAGCTGCCAAGAGCTACGGTCACAAGCCCGGCCGCCAGGCCATCCAGGCCGTCCGCCAGATTCACGGCATTTGACGCCGATACGATGACCAGCATCACAAACGGGATGTAGAACCACCCATACTGCACGACGATGTTCTTGAAGAGCAGCACGTTCGTCGTCGAGCGGTTGGCCGGGTCTACAGGGATGAAGTAGAGCACGGCTCCGACGAAGAACGCGAGCGAAAACTGACCCACCAGCTTCACCGTCTTGCTCAAGCCGCGCGGCTTCCGCAGCTTGACCTTGACGTAGTCGTCGACGAATCCAAGCAGACCAAGCCAGGTCACGACCAGCAGACCCAGTTGTATCTGCCGGTTCCTGAGGTCGGCCAGCAGGAGCACCGAGACAATCCCCGCCGCCAGTATGAGAAGGCCGCCCATCGTCGGTGTACCGGCCTTGCCCTTGTGTCGCTCCGGCACTTCGTCGCGGATGTTCTGGCCGATGTTGAGCCGCCGCACCATCCGGATGAGCGGCTGCCCGAGCAGGAGGACGAGCATGATGGCCAGCCCGCCGGCAGCAGCCGCCCGGAACGTTATGTACCTTACGATGTGGAGCGGACCGAATGACCCGCGCAACGACATCAGCAGAGAGTAGAGCACCTAGGCTGTACCTCGCAATAGATCGAGGATCGTCTCGCGGTCGTCGAAATGCCTGCGCTCGGTGCCGACAATCTGATAGTCCTCGTGTCCCTTGCCGGCCACGACGACCGCGTCGTGCGGCTTCGCTTCGACCAGAGCGCGACGGATCGCCTCTCGCCGGTCCGGTTCCACGACTCTGGGCGCCGTACCCATCCCCCGCAGAATCTCGTCGATGATTGCCTGTGGTGACTCGCCGCGGGGGTTGTCGGACGTGACGACCGGCACGTCGGCGAGTTGGACTGCCGCCTCGCCCATCAGCGGCCGCTTGCCCCGGTCGCGGTCGCCGCCGCACCCGAACACCACGATAACCCGGCCGGTGGTGAATTCCCTGACCGTCGAGAGTACGCGGCGCAGGGCGTCGGGCGTATGAGCGAAGTCCACGTAAACCCGGAATGGCTGCCCCGCATCCACCGGTTCGAGACGGCCCGGAACGGCCGCAAGTGACTCTGCCCCCGCCGACATTGTCTCCGGGGTCCAGCCGAGGGCCTTGCCGGTGGCGACGGCAGCCAGCAGGTTGGACAGGTTGTGCCGGCCGAGGAGCTTGAGTCGCACCGGCCAGACATGGCCGTCGATACTCACCTCGCAATCGAGTCCGTCCGGTCGCACGCCACTGACCCTGCCCCATACGTCCGGTACCGGCTCTAGGTCCGGTCTCGTCCCGTAGGTAATAACGCGGGCTCGGGTCTGGTGCGGGATGTCTCGTCCCAGCGCGTCATCGAGGTTGGTGACCGCGGCCGCGTTCGGCATCAACCCGGTGAAGAGCCTCATCTTTGCTTCACGGTATGCGTCCAGAGTGCGATGGAAGTCGAGGTGGTCCTGAGTCAGGTTCGTGAACGCGCCGACCTTGAAGTCCAGGTCAAACACACGGTCGAGCGCCAGCGAATGTGATGACACCTCGGCGATGCAGAGCGGAATCTGCCGCTCAGCCAGCCGGGCGAGCAGTCGCACGAAATCGAGGCTCTCCGGTGTCGTCTGTCCGGCCTTCAGCGTGTCGCTGCCGTCCCAATACTCGATTGTCCCGACGAATCCCGGTTCGATGCCCGCCTGCCTCGCCATCGCCCGCAGCATGAAAGCGGTCGTCGTCTTACCGTTGGTCCCGGTGATGCCGACCAGGTTCAGCTTCCGGGCCGGGAAGTCGTAGAACCGGTTCGCCACCTGGGCGAGGAAACGTCGTGGGCTCTTGGTCTGGATTACCGCGACCCAGTTCCTGCGCACGCTGTTGACGTCGGCTGTGGCAACAGCGACCGCACCGCGGTTAACCGCCTCGTCGATGTATTCCTGCCCCGAGACCTTGAACCCTTCAATCGCAACAAACAGGTAGCCCGGCTTCACCGCGGCCGAGTGGTAGGCAAGTCCCTTGATCTCCATTGCCGAGTTGCCCTGCACCGTGCACGGAACGCCCTTGGTCAGGTCGATGATGCGTTTCATCGGTTGCTCCCCGCGGCAAGCTGGAAGCCGCAAACCCCATGCCCCGGAGTCCGGCTTGAAGCTTGAAGATCGAGGCCCGAAGCCCTGCTCCTCATCCGCTCGAGTAGAATCAGGCTCTCCCCAATCTGCTTGAAGACCGGGCACGCCGCGGTTCCGGCAAATCGCTCGGTCTTCGGTTCGTCAATCAGCACCGCAATCACGTACCGGGGCCGTTCCTTGGGAAAGAAACCGATGAATGTCATTCGGGACTTGGTCTTGGAGTAGCCGCCACCCGGCTCCACCTTCTGAGCGGTACCGGTCTTGCCGCAAACCGACACGCCGTCGATCTGTGCCAGCACCCCGGTCCCCTCGGTGACTACGCGTTCGAGAATATCCTTCATCCGGCGAGCCGTCTCCGGCCGGAGCGCTTGTCGCAGCCGGGCCGGGCCGAACTGCTGCACGATCCGTCCCGATGAAGCCCGAGGTCCGAGGAACGGGATCTGAAATGCGGCGCTGGAAGTTCCGGGCTGCCGAACCGACTCGATAAGATAAGGGCGAAGGTAGGTGCCATCATTCGCCACACACAGGTATGCCGCTGCCAGTTGCAGCAAGGTGACGGTCACGCCTTGACCGAAGACCACATTCGCGAAACGGAGCGTACTAAGTCGCTGCGGCGGGTCGATCCAGCCGCTTCCCTCGTTGGGTAGACCGATGCCCACCGAGTTGCCGAACCCGAACGCCCGCGCCAGTTCGTAGTACTTACCCGGGTTGAGCTGCATCGACAAGAGTGCGCAGCCCGGGTTCGATGACTCTATGAACAGACCGGAGAAGTCGAGAATACCGTGCCTGTGGGCGTCATGGATCTTGTACTTGCCGATCTGGATGAACCCGGAGGACACGTCAAACGTCTCGCGCGTCAACCGGTCCGCATCCGGACTCTCGAGCGCCGTAGCGCAGACGACAATTTTGAAAGAAGACCCCGGTTCGAACTGGTCTGAAATGGCCGCGGACTTGTACGATTCCCTGGGGAAAGCCTCGAAGCGATTCGGGTCATAACCGGGGTAGTCGGCCAGAGCCAGAATCGACCCCTTGGTTGCATCCAGCACTATCGCCGAGCCGCGCAGCGCCCCGCACTCCTGCACGCGTCGTTCCAGGGCGTCGTAGCAGATGTGCTGCACGTCGAGGTCCAGTGTCAGATTGATGTCCAGACCGGCGGTCGGCAACTTCGCCGGGAAGCTGGGATACGGAAACGCCCGGCCGATCGCGTCCTTCTGAAGCAGGACCCAGCCGTCGCTGCCGCGCAGCACCGAGTCGTACTCGAACTCCAGACCGGCAAGCCCGCAGGTATCGCCGGTGAAGCCGACGACGTTCGCGCACAGCTCGCCATGCGGGTATGCCCGGACATGCTCGTCGTCAACATACGTACAATTCCCGAATTGCCGCTGGATCAGCACCCGCCGCAACGAATCTCCGATGGCGTAGTCGACGTGACGCATGAACGAGAACAGGCACCTGCTTCCGTAAAGGTCCCTAGCTATGGCGCCGCGCTCGGCCAGACCGAATCCGGCCAGGATCCCGGCCAGGGTGTCCTTGTCACGCGCCCACTGCGGCAGAATTCGAATGGAGCAACTGGAACGGTTGTACGTCAACGGCCTGCCTGCCGCATCGAAGACCCGGCCCCGCGCAGCATGCACGGCGAGAGTCTCGCTCTGCTGCCCGGCGGCCTCTCGCTCGTAAGACTTCCAGCGCCCAAGTTGAACGTAACCCAACAGGACAAGCAGGCCGATCCAGACCGCTATCGCCGCGGCAACCAGCACCTTCGTCCGACTAATGGGTTGGTGCATCAATCCCTTGCTTTGCCAGCGCGACGGCTTGCCCCGCCGCAGGATTCGGCCAACCTGCCGGTGCCGGCGGGCGCCCCTGTGCAACCCAGAGCGACTCCATTCTCACGAACCCGGACAGCCGAACGATGTCGGCATTGACCTCGTCGAGTCTCTCCGATAGGAGTTGTCGCCGTGTTTCAAGTCGAGACAGGTTGCGCGTCAACCTCATGCTGTAGCTATGCTGGTAAAGGTACGCTACCGCCAGCGCGCACAGCACAAACACCAGCAACATACGCCTGGCCATGCTCACGCGACCACCTCCGCGGCCCGGAGCCGCGCCGACCGCGAACGGGGATTGCCCGCCACTTCATCGGGCTGCGGCCGGACCGGCTTCGGCGTCAAGATGCGCAGCCTGCCGGAAATCCTTCCCGCCCGCAGGAACTGCTTCACTTCCTTGTCCTCAAGCGAATGATACGAAAGCGCGACCAGCCTGCCGGACGGAACCAGTACCTCCAGCGCTCCGGCCAGCCCGCGCCTGATGTTTTCGATCTCGTGATTAGTCACTATTCGAAGCGCCTGGAAAACCCGCGCCAGCGCCTTGCGGGCGAACCGCGCCGGGACCGCATCCCGCACCGCCCGAGCCAGGTCTCCGGTCGTCCGCAGCTCGCGCCGTCGCTCATGAATCACGCGCGCGACACGACCGCTCATCGGCTCCTGGCCGAATGCCCGGAACCAGTCCCGTAAGGTCAACTCGGATGACCGGTGTATGATGTCCAAGGCCGTGGGCATCTCGGCGGTCTGGTCGAACCTCATGTCAATCGGGCCGTCAGCTTCTATGGCGAACCCCCTGGGTCCGGACGTAAGCTGGAACAGGCTCGCGCCGAAGTCGAACAGGACTCCGGTCACAGGCCCGAGGCCCAGCTCGCGCACAAGCGCGGGCAAGTCTGCGTAATTTGCATGAACTAACTCCACATTGCGGAAGCTACTGAGTTGCCCTCTCGCCGAGGCTATCGCCTCGGTGTCGCAGTCTATTCCTAACAGGCCGCGGGACCACCGGTCCGACCCGACCGGCTGGTCGCCCGCGTTGACGGCCGGCTCGTCGTTGCCGGCACGTCTCGTTCCGCTGTCTGTTCCCTCGGAACCCGCGGCGAGCGCATCGAGAATCGCCCGGGCGTGGCCGCCTCCACCGAGACAGGCGTCCACGATGACGCCGCTGACCGGCCTAAGGTACTGGAGTACCTCACGACTCAGTACCGGCTGGTGGTACACCGCGCTGATCCTGCCCGCCGCGTTCCACGGCCTTCTCCTCGACCGCCTGCCTGCCGTCAAGTCTGACCATCAGTTCGTCGTACAACGGCATGTTCTGAGCGACGAAATCATCAAATCGCTGGGGGTTCCAAATCTCGAAGAAAGAACCCTGACCTATGAACCGTGCCTCTGTCCCGATGCCCGCCATCTCCATCAGCGCCTTCGGCAACAGCACGCGCATCTGGCCATCGAGCTCTATCTCATTCGTGCCCGAGAACAACAACCGACGCAGAACCAGATCTTCCTTGTTGTAACGACCAAGATTCCTGAACCGCTGGGCGTACGACCGCCACTCAGGTCTTACGTGCGCCTCGATGCACCCGGTTGCTCCGCGCAGCAGGGCTATGTGGTCCTCGGTGCCGGTGGGGAAGTTGCGCCTGAAACTCGAGGGAATCGCGACCCGATTCTTGGTGTCTACCGCATGCGTGTAGTCACCAATGAAGAGAAAGTCGTAGTTATCGTCAGCCACTTTTTACCACTTATCTTGAATCAACCTTGAGTCTACATTTATCAGTTCCCCACGTCAAGCTAGAATTAACCCTGTGCGTCATCATAACAGGTTGAAACAGCGTTACTTAGTATTGTGTGGTTAGATTCAGGCCACGACTCGCGGTAAGGGGTGTGGAGGTAGAGCAAAAAGAGCCGATAGCTGCGCCTTCCGCACATCTTGACAGATTCTCTCGTCCTGGCCGCACATCAAACCAGGACTCTCAGGCACGAGTCCGAAAGGTCCGGCGGAGATCGAGATCGAACGCCCCTGGGTGACGCGGGCGCCGGGGTGATTCTGGTGACACTCCGCCTCTATTGACCGGAATCTCGTCAATGCACGAGCTCGCCGCTGCGTTGGCTCTGCTCAGGCATCTACATGGCCACACTCGACGCCGCGTAACAATCCGGCATTCCCAAGAATGTCAATGACGCTCGCTGAGTATCGCCCATCTATGCGGAGCCCGTCGACCGGCGCGAACACTTCCGCGGTCCCCTGAAGCCGGCCGCGACCAGACAGCAGGTTCGACTCGGCAAACTGCCAGGCATCCAGCCGGTCGCTCTGCTGCTGACAACCCCGCAAATGTGAACGCCGGTCTGACGCCGCTTCCCTGACTCCAGCCGGACCTGGGTTCATCCTCGCCGGAGGAAGTCGCTCGCAAAGGCATCTCGACATGTCGAATGAGCTTTCAGCCAGCCGCACATCTGAATACCGGATGACATTTGCCTCTGCCAATAGGTCAGCGTCTACTAGACCAATCGATAGACCATCATTCGGACTATATACTAGACAAATCACCGGCAGGTCATGTGGAACGTCTACCATAACGTGCAATGGAGGAACCCATACACTATCCATCGCACCAACATACAGTCATATCCCTGAACCGACAGCATGACGGACTGATAGACATACCAACGGATGTACCACTACTCCGTCGATTAGACCAACCTACAGTCATACCTCTAGCCCATCTCATAGACCGTCTACCATACCGTCTACTAGACCGTCCGGGGGACGGTCTACCAAATGCCAGTATCAGAGCTAATCTCAGCAATATTCTATGCTGTAAATATCGTATTTGCGTAAGATAAGTCACTAATACTGGCCAGTTACCGGACTTGATGTTGAGTCGGAAGGCCAACACGGCCATTGCGCGGCGCGGAATGTGGTGTATGATAGCTGTGGCTGACTTCGGTCTCGGCCGGCGGCTGCGGCTCGCACCGGACCGGAATCAGCAGCCCGAGATGAAAGGAGAATACAGATGCCGGATAAGATGAAGCGATTCACGAGTTGGAACGTGAAGTACAACACCGAGCGCATCAAAGCCACCCTCGATGAGATGCGGCCGGACATGCAGGCCAGATACCAGACGGCGATGACCGCCATGCTCGCCAATGATACCAAGGTCAAACAGGTCCTGAACGGCAAGTCGGTCAGTACGATCTTGTACGTCCCCTACCTGAGTTTCGGCCGGCAGCTTTGGAAGTACTCGCGCGAGCAGGATATCGACGGCCACAGCCTGCAGCTTGCGGCCGAGGTCCTGCGCAACAAATGGAAGGCCCGCGGCCTCGACGAAGACGTGCTCCTTGCGATCCAGCGGGAAGTCTGCAGCGTCCAGCCCGAGCCCTAGCGCCACCGGCCCGTCCGCAGGGACTCAAGCCGATCCTGCCCAGGAGTCGGCATCGTGTCCCGAAGCGGATTGCAAAGCCGGCTTGACCGCGGTCGGTGTTGAGGCTATATTGATACTGCACACATGAGGCGAAACATGAGCACAGTTGATGACACGGTCAAGTTGATAAGGGAGTTGCCCGACGATCTTCAGGCCGAGGTGGCCGACTTCGCTCGGTTCTTGAAGGAATCCAGAGCCCGACCGAAGCGCACCAAATTCCGCCTCGATTGGGCCGGCGCGGGCCGTCACTTGAAAGACAAGTTCACGTCAGTCGAGCTTCAGCACAAGACCCTCGACTGGTGGTCGGATGACATACCTGCTCGACAGTAACGTCTGGCTCGAATTGCTGTTTGAGCAGGAACGGTCTGAGGATGTACGACGATTCCTTGAGACAGTACCGATGGCCCAAATCGCCATCAGCGAGTTCTCCGTGTACTCAATCGGCATAGCGCTCGCACGCAACGGGCTGGAGCTAGCCTTTGTCCAGTTCGTCTTGGATACTCTTGAGGGAACAGCGCTTACCCGTATCCGACTCGACACAGCGGACCTCAAGGAGGTCATGGGCGTCAGGAAGCGCTTCCGACTCGACTTCGACGACGCCTACCAGTACGTAGCGGCCAAGAAGAACGACCTGACCCTCGTCAGCTTCGATGCCGACTTCGACCGAACCGACCGCGGCCGAAAGACTCCCGCGGACGTACTCGGTGAGCCACCCGCTGCCCGCGACCAGCCGCCAACAAAGCCTGCCCGCCCCCGACACCGCAAGCGGTGACCCGAATGCTGCTAACGAGCGCCCCGCGATGCGATCCGAACCAGCCCGGCCTTGACGGAAGCCAGAAATATGGGAAGTGCCCCCCGCCCACGAACCCTGACATGTCAGCGATGAAGACTGGTGTTCTGCTGTCCGTCCTTGCGGCCGTCACGGTCGTCTGCGCGCACGACGGACTGCCCGGCCCGACCCACGGGAACCCGACACGAGCGTGGGCGAGCTACGGCGAAGGCCTGGGTTTGCTACTAGCCGCCGGAGAAGTGAGCGCGAGTTTCCAGACCGGACATCGCCTGTTCACGGCCCGATGCGCCGCAACGGGATTCGGAGCGGTTGACATGGGCTGGGTCGTGATGAGTGATTACGGGTTCCTCTACGGGGTGAGCACGGCGGACAGGTACACCAACGCGTCGGCATCGGTCGGGTTGAGCTACGTATCGGGGCAACTGGGCGACAGGAGAGTCCGGACCGTTGGCATTCCGCTTGAGGCCAACTTCACCGTGATCCCTTGTGCCTACTTCGGACTCGGCGCCGGCGTGTTCGGGAATCTCAATTTCACATTGCCATTCTGCGGCGGCGTAGTCTTCCTCCGGCTGGGCAAGCTGCGCTGAGCGTGCGCTCGGAGTTTCGCTTGCGGCCTTCTTCCTTTGCCCTGATTCTATACTTCCAACTTCGGAAGAATTAGGGACAGTGGGGCTGTTGAAAAAGTCTTGACATCTTTCTGACGGCTGGTGCGTCTAAGAGCAGTGATGCCCAACCGAAAGGACGCCACTGACAATGGTAGGTAATCAGGACCGCTGGCATGAGGACATCTTTGTCGCCTGCCCGCTCCGCGACCTGGTGCCGGATGATCACATCCTGAAGCAGGTCGACCGAGTGCTGGATCTGTCCTGGCTGCGGGACGAGGTTTCGGACAGCTACTGCTCGAACAACGGTCGTCCTAGTATCGACCCGGAAGCGGCGCTGCGCTTGATGTTGGCCGGGTATCTGGAAGGGATTGTGCATGACCGCGTGCTCATGCGGCAGGTCCAGGTAAACATCGCTATCCGCTGGTTTGCCGGTTACCGACTGCACGAGGTCCTGCCGGACCACAGCAGTCTGACGAAGCTACGGCAGCGGTGGGGCGAGGAGCGTTTCTGGCGTATCTTCAAACGGACCGTAGGTGAATGCGTACGTGCCGGGTTGGTAGACGGCAAGACGGTGCATGTCGATGCGACGCTCATCCGGGCCGACGTGAGCTGGGAAAGCCTGGTCGCAGAACATGTTGAGCAGGTGATAGCGGAGAACGAAGGCGTGGAGTCCAGTGGCGAGACGGAAAGTAAGCCTCGCCGGCGGCCGGGCCGGCCTCGGACCCGGCCGGAGCAGCGTAAGAAGCGGAGTAAGACCGACCCGGAAGCGACGATGGCGACCTCAAGTCACCGGCGGCGTATGGAGCCGTGCTTCAAAGACCACATAGTGGTAGACGACAAGGCCGGAGTGATACTGGATGTGAAGGTGACGACGGGTGAGGCGAGTGAGTGCAAAGAACTCATGTCGCAGTTGGACCGGGTGGAAGCGCAGACTGGCGAGAAGGTAGAGGTGGTGACGGCCGATGCGGGCTATGGGCGGTCGGAGAACTACGCGGCGCTGGAAGAGCGGAGAGTGCAGGCGGCGGTGGTGCCGCAGCGTGAGGCCCGGACAGCAACGAAGCTGCCGTTGCGGCGGTTCAAGTACGACGCCAAGCACCAGTTAGTACGCTGCCCGGCCGGGAAGATACTGCACCGGCAGGGAGAGGCGCCGACCGCGAGAGGTTGGATCTACCGGGCGCGAGCGTGTGACTGTCGAGCGTGTCCGCTCAAAGGGCGGTGCGTGCCCAGGACGGCGTCGGTCCGGACAGTGCTGATTGTAGATGGGTATGAGGCGCTCTTGCGTGCGCGGCGGGCAAGGAGCCGGGGCTGGGACGAAGAGAAAAGAGAGTCATACCGGCGGCACCAGTGGTGGGTGGAGGGGCGGCACGGCGAGGCGAAGGTCCAGCATGGACTGGCCCGGGCGGTAAGACGGGGACGATGGAACGTGGCGATTCAAGCGTATCTGACGGCCGCGGTGATCAATCTCAAGCGGCTGGCTGCGGCGCTTGCCGGGAACCCTCCATCAAGGCTGGTTTTCAGTGCGCTGACACGACTGGTTGGTAGTTTCTGTCGACGCCTTGGTCTAGACCTTGCTGCAGTCCGCACCGCTGTCGCTTGACGGCGCCCAAGACAGGGGTTTTTCAACAGCCCCACAGTCGCCATATTTCTGGGCGATGTCAAGGCGCGGCGCGGCCGGTGGCCGCGAGTTACCAGTACCCAGGTTCCAGTTCCCAGTTGAGGACATCGGACGACGTTGCACGTTGTACCAGTCCGCCAACCAACGTGGCTGGTCGAGACCATGACGGCAGCCGACAGCCTGCAGCCTGCGGCTTGCGGCCGGGACCTGAGTCAGGGAGTTGACTCGCGTCCGGAGGGCAGTAGGATTTGAGTGATGGCAAAGAAAGACAGCATCATTGACGAGATACTTCAACTTCCCCGCGAATCCCGGGCGCTTCTTGCCGAGAAGCTTCTGGAGAGCCTGGACTATGAGGAAGGCTTCGAAGTCAGTCCGGAATGGATGGACGAGATCAGGCGACGCTGCCGGGAGATCGACGACGGAGCAGTAACGCTTTCCTCAAGCGAAAAGGTATTCGAGGAACTCGACAGTAAGCTCGCATGAGTCCGGTCGAGTTCCATCCGGCAGCACGCGAGGAGCTCGTACAGGCTGCACAGTACTATCAGGCCCATAATCCCGGTCTCGGACGGCGCTTCGCCTTGGCCGTGCGCGATGCGGTCCACCGGATACAAGAGTTCCCGTTGCTATACCCGGTTCTCGAAGGCGACATACGTCGTTGTCGGGTTCTCCGTTTTCCCTACGGTGTCGCATACCGCGCCAAGCAGGAGCGGATAGAGGTCCTGGCAGTCATGCATCTGCACCGGCGACCCGGGTACTGGAAGTCCCGAACCGG from bacterium carries:
- the mraY gene encoding phospho-N-acetylmuramoyl-pentapeptide-transferase, with the protein product MLYSLLMSLRGSFGPLHIVRYITFRAAAAGGLAIMLVLLLGQPLIRMVRRLNIGQNIRDEVPERHKGKAGTPTMGGLLILAAGIVSVLLLADLRNRQIQLGLLVVTWLGLLGFVDDYVKVKLRKPRGLSKTVKLVGQFSLAFFVGAVLYFIPVDPANRSTTNVLLFKNIVVQYGWFYIPFVMLVIVSASNAVNLADGLDGLAAGLVTVALGSYAVLSYVAGNFKTAQYLNIMFVPTGGEMTVFCLAMVGACLGFLWFNAWPAQVFMGDTGSLPLGGILGLAAILCKHEMLLPIVGGVLVMETGSTLLQIGYFHATGGKRLFRMAPLHHHFELAGWSEPQVVTRFMILAVLFGLAALGTLKIR
- a CDS encoding UDP-N-acetylmuramoyl-L-alanyl-D-glutamate--2,6-diaminopimelate ligase → MKRIIDLTKGVPCTVQGNSAMEIKGLAYHSAAVKPGYLFVAIEGFKVSGQEYIDEAVNRGAVAVATADVNSVRRNWVAVIQTKSPRRFLAQVANRFYDFPARKLNLVGITGTNGKTTTAFMLRAMARQAGIEPGFVGTIEYWDGSDTLKAGQTTPESLDFVRLLARLAERQIPLCIAEVSSHSLALDRVFDLDFKVGAFTNLTQDHLDFHRTLDAYREAKMRLFTGLMPNAAAVTNLDDALGRDIPHQTRARVITYGTRPDLEPVPDVWGRVSGVRPDGLDCEVSIDGHVWPVRLKLLGRHNLSNLLAAVATGKALGWTPETMSAGAESLAAVPGRLEPVDAGQPFRVYVDFAHTPDALRRVLSTVREFTTGRVIVVFGCGGDRDRGKRPLMGEAAVQLADVPVVTSDNPRGESPQAIIDEILRGMGTAPRVVEPDRREAIRRALVEAKPHDAVVVAGKGHEDYQIVGTERRHFDDRETILDLLRGTA
- a CDS encoding penicillin-binding protein 2; this translates as MHQPISRTKVLVAAAIAVWIGLLVLLGYVQLGRWKSYEREAAGQQSETLAVHAARGRVFDAAGRPLTYNRSSCSIRILPQWARDKDTLAGILAGFGLAERGAIARDLYGSRCLFSFMRHVDYAIGDSLRRVLIQRQFGNCTYVDDEHVRAYPHGELCANVVGFTGDTCGLAGLEFEYDSVLRGSDGWVLLQKDAIGRAFPYPSFPAKLPTAGLDINLTLDLDVQHICYDALERRVQECGALRGSAIVLDATKGSILALADYPGYDPNRFEAFPRESYKSAAISDQFEPGSSFKIVVCATALESPDADRLTRETFDVSSGFIQIGKYKIHDAHRHGILDFSGLFIESSNPGCALLSMQLNPGKYYELARAFGFGNSVGIGLPNEGSGWIDPPQRLSTLRFANVVFGQGVTVTLLQLAAAYLCVANDGTYLRPYLIESVRQPGTSSAAFQIPFLGPRASSGRIVQQFGPARLRQALRPETARRMKDILERVVTEGTGVLAQIDGVSVCGKTGTAQKVEPGGGYSKTKSRMTFIGFFPKERPRYVIAVLIDEPKTERFAGTAACPVFKQIGESLILLERMRSRASGLDLQASSRTPGHGVCGFQLAAGSNR
- the rsmH gene encoding 16S rRNA (cytosine(1402)-N(4))-methyltransferase RsmH; this encodes MYHQPVLSREVLQYLRPVSGVIVDACLGGGGHARAILDALAAGSEGTDSGTRRAGNDEPAVNAGDQPVGSDRWSRGLLGIDCDTEAIASARGQLSSFRNVELVHANYADLPALVRELGLGPVTGVLFDFGASLFQLTSGPRGFAIEADGPIDMRFDQTAEMPTALDIIHRSSELTLRDWFRAFGQEPMSGRVARVIHERRRELRTTGDLARAVRDAVPARFARKALARVFQALRIVTNHEIENIRRGLAGALEVLVPSGRLVALSYHSLEDKEVKQFLRAGRISGRLRILTPKPVRPQPDEVAGNPRSRSARLRAAEVVA
- the mraZ gene encoding division/cell wall cluster transcriptional repressor MraZ, producing MADDNYDFLFIGDYTHAVDTKNRVAIPSSFRRNFPTGTEDHIALLRGATGCIEAHVRPEWRSYAQRFRNLGRYNKEDLVLRRLLFSGTNEIELDGQMRVLLPKALMEMAGIGTEARFIGQGSFFEIWNPQRFDDFVAQNMPLYDELMVRLDGRQAVEEKAVERGGQDQRGVPPAGTES
- a CDS encoding DUF2281 domain-containing protein, whose amino-acid sequence is MSTVDDTVKLIRELPDDLQAEVADFARFLKESRARPKRTKFRLDWAGAGRHLKDKFTSVELQHKTLDWWSDDIPARQ
- a CDS encoding PIN domain-containing protein — protein: MTYLLDSNVWLELLFEQERSEDVRRFLETVPMAQIAISEFSVYSIGIALARNGLELAFVQFVLDTLEGTALTRIRLDTADLKEVMGVRKRFRLDFDDAYQYVAAKKNDLTLVSFDADFDRTDRGRKTPADVLGEPPAARDQPPTKPARPRHRKR
- a CDS encoding IS1182 family transposase, with the protein product MVGNQDRWHEDIFVACPLRDLVPDDHILKQVDRVLDLSWLRDEVSDSYCSNNGRPSIDPEAALRLMLAGYLEGIVHDRVLMRQVQVNIAIRWFAGYRLHEVLPDHSSLTKLRQRWGEERFWRIFKRTVGECVRAGLVDGKTVHVDATLIRADVSWESLVAEHVEQVIAENEGVESSGETESKPRRRPGRPRTRPEQRKKRSKTDPEATMATSSHRRRMEPCFKDHIVVDDKAGVILDVKVTTGEASECKELMSQLDRVEAQTGEKVEVVTADAGYGRSENYAALEERRVQAAVVPQREARTATKLPLRRFKYDAKHQLVRCPAGKILHRQGEAPTARGWIYRARACDCRACPLKGRCVPRTASVRTVLIVDGYEALLRARRARSRGWDEEKRESYRRHQWWVEGRHGEAKVQHGLARAVRRGRWNVAIQAYLTAAVINLKRLAAALAGNPPSRLVFSALTRLVGSFCRRLGLDLAAVRTAVA
- a CDS encoding addiction module protein, whose protein sequence is MAKKDSIIDEILQLPRESRALLAEKLLESLDYEEGFEVSPEWMDEIRRRCREIDDGAVTLSSSEKVFEELDSKLA
- a CDS encoding type II toxin-antitoxin system RelE/ParE family toxin, yielding MSPVEFHPAAREELVQAAQYYQAHNPGLGRRFALAVRDAVHRIQEFPLLYPVLEGDIRRCRVLRFPYGVAYRAKQERIEVLAVMHLHRRPGYWKSRTGQD